Genomic DNA from Gemmatimonadales bacterium:
CACCGGTGCCGCGGAGCGGAGGCTCGGTCGCTTCGAGCTGGCGGACGGCGGCACGATTTTCCTGGACGAGATCGGGGAGATTCCGCTCAGCGTGCAGGTGCGGCTCCTCCGGGTGCTCGAGAGCCGCTCGTTCTTTCGGGTGGGCGGGGTGCAGCCCATCCGGGTGAACGTGCGCGTGCTCGCGGCCACCAACCGCGAGCTCAAGGAGCAGGTGGCGCTGGGCGAGTTCCGCGACGACCTGTTCTACCGGCTCAACGTCCTGCACATCTACCTTCCACCGCTCCGGGAGCGGCGCGAGGACATTCCGCTCCTGGTGCGGCGATTCGTGCGCGAGCTGGCCCGGCAGCACGACCGTACCTTCCGCGGCATCACGCCGGAGGCGATGAACCGGCTGGTGAACGCATCGTGGCCCGGCAACGTGCGCCAGCTCCGCAACCTGATCGAGTCGATGGTGGTGCTGGCGCCGGGGAGCGAGATCCGGGCGGCGGACATTCCGGCCGACGTGTTCGATGGCCCGGGCCGGCTGCTGCCGGCTCGGCTGCCGGCCATGAACGGTGGGGACCTGGGCGGGCGAGACCTGCCGGCGCGGGAGCTGGAGTTCATCCTCCGGAGCCTGGTAGATCTCCGGCGTCAGGTGGAGGAGCTGCGCCATCGGCTGGACGAGCACCCACAGAGGGTGCAGGTGATCGACCTGGCGGAACACGGCTCGGTGGTGGACCTCATGCCGGACCTCGAGCGGGAGGACGCGAACGAGGTGATCTACCGCGCTGGCATGACAATGGCTGATGTGGAGCGGGCAACCATCGAGGCGGCTCTCCGGGGGTCCGCGGGCAACCGGCGCAGGGCGGCGGAGGTCCTGGGAATCGGCGAAAGGACCCTCTACCGGAAGATCAAGAGCTACCGGCTCGACGGCTGAAACCGACCAGAGGGCCCGATTCGGGCCATAACGCTTTGATAGTGAACATCTTGTGGTCACCCGGGCCGCCGGAGGCAGGGCACTGCCGCGCACCGGGGGTTCGGTGTCGCATTCGTGGCTGGATGCCTAAATATTTGTCAGTTAACAGCTTGCATGGGGTCACCTGTTGACAGTTCTCAAGTCGCTTCCGTATATTCTCGGGTCCGTGCTTCAGACCGAATTTTCGTCGGGCCGGCAACCGTGAATTTCGCGATTGATCCGGAGCGGTGCGTCGCGTGTCTCGCGTGTGTGCGGGTCTGCCCGACCGATGCAATCGTTATCACCGCGGGCGAGCCCCGGCCGCTGTTGCAGGTCGACGACGAGGCATGCATCCGCTGCGGCGACTGTCTGCCGTCGTGTCCCCATGATGCCGTGACGGTGAGCGGCGAGGTTGGGCGGGCGCTCGCGATCGCAGCACAGGGCGGCGGAGTCCTCATTCTCAGTCCCGAATCGGCGGCCCACTTCTATCCGGCGACACCGGAGCAGGTGGTGAACGCGTGTTATGCGGCGGGTTTCCGCACGGTAACGCGGGGCGTGATCGGCGACGAGCTGGTCGCGGCGGAGTATCTGAGGCTCTGGGGGGAGGAAGATTGGGGCACGCTGATCAGGTCCACCGATCCCGTGGTGGTCGAGACCGTGCGCACCCGGTATCCCGAGCTCGTTCCCTATCTTGCGCCGGTGACGATGCCCGCCGTGGCGGAGGCGCGCTACCTGCGCGCGCTCCAGGGCCCCGGGCTCAGGATCGTGTACGCCGGGGTTCCGCTGCCCGCTGGCAGCGCCGATCTCGATGCGACCATCACCTTTCATGATCTCGAGGAGCTGCTTGGCGTGCGCGGGGTATCGCCCGCGGCGCAGCCGCCCTATTTCCACCGGGTGCCCGAAGAGCGCCGCCGCCACCTGAGCGCCGCGGGCGGCCTGCCGCTCGCGTTGCTCGAGGAGGCGCGGCAGTCGAGCCGCCGTTTCCTCAAGCTGCGTGGGCTCGCGGCGCTCCCGGCGCTGGCCCGGGCGGTGGCGGTCGACCGGCTCGATCTCGGTTTCGTAGACCTGCTCTCGCGCGAGGGCGCGCTCGACCATCCGCTCTCGGGGCCCGAGGACGAGTTGTTCTGGCGCCGCGCGCTCGTGGCAAGCACGGAGCCGCCGCGGAGCCGCTCGCCGGTGGTGGACACGGGGGTGGTCGCCAGCGTTGGCGCCGCGTTCGACATCAAGCCGCGGCCGCGCCTGCCGGACCCGGAGGCGGTGGCGGCGGTGCTCGACCAGATCGGCCTCGGGCCCAACGGCCGGCCGTGGGATTGCGGCGCGTGCGGCTACACCACCTGCCAGCGATTCGCCGAGGCGGCGGTGGTGGGCCGGGCGACGCTCCGGCAGTGCACGCCGTACCAGGAGCGCCGCGCGGAGGAGGCCCAGCAGGCGGCCGCGGTGGACCAGCTCACCGGGCTCTCGACCTATCGCGTGCTCAGGGATCGCCTGGCGTTCGAGGTCGAGCGGAGCAAGCGCAGCAGCGAAGGCTTCGCGGTGCTCTTCCTCGATCTCGACCGGTTCAAGTCGGTGAACGATCAATACGGCCACGAGTGCGGCAACGAGGTCCTGCGTTCGGTGGCCGACGAAATCCGCCATGCGGTGCGCGCGTCGGACGTGGCCGCGCGCTACGGCGGCGACGAGTTCGTGGTGATCCTCACGCGGACCGATCTCGAGGGCGGCGCGCGGGTGGCCGAAGCGCTCCGCGCCGGCATCGAGGGCGTGGGCCGGCGGCTCGGCTATCCGCCGGGGCTCATCACCGTGAGCGTCGGGCTCGCGGAGTTCGATCCGCGGCAGCCCACGGACGGCGATCTCCTGGTAACGGCCGACCGCGCGCTCTACCGGGCCAAGTCGGCGGGCCGGAACGCGGTGGCGTGAGCCTGGCGCCGCGAGCCGGCGCCGCGTGGCAGGGGAGCGAGTGGTGACCAGCGAGAGGAGACATGACCGCATCTCGAGGTGAGAGCACTGTGACCGGATCGTTCAGTCCGCGCTCGCCGGAGCCGGAGCCGATGGGGCGTGGCGGGGCGGGCGGCGCCGAGGCGTTGCCGGACCCCTGGGGCGTGCGGCGCGCCGAGAATCTGCTCACGACGCTCGAGGGCGTACTGTCGGCGCGGGTGGTGACGACCCCGCTCGGCGAGGTGAGCGAGATTCACGTGCTGGCACAGTCGGGGCTGGCACCGAAGCAGATCGTGCGCAACATCGAGTCGGCGCTGCTGGCGCAGCTCGGCCTCAAGGTGGATCACCGGAAGATCAGCATCGCGCAGACGGCGGAGGTGCGGCCGCTCGAGGCGCTGGAGCGCGAGGCGGTGCGTGAGCGGGCGCTCCATCGCGCGGTGCTGTTCGAGAATCTCACGGCGGCGCCGGGTCGGCGACCGCACCGGGTGGTGATCACGGTGACGCTGTCGTTCCGGGGGCAGACCGAGTCGGCGGAGGAGGAGACGAGCGACACGCCGCGGAGCCGAGTAGAGGCGGCGGCAAAGGCGGCGGTGGGGGTGCTCGACCGTCTGCTGAACGATCATTCGGTGGCGCTCGAGGGGGCAAAGATCGTGGAGGCGTTCGATCGCGAGTTCGCATTTGCCGCGGTGCAGGGGCTGGGCGGGCGGGAGACGCTCCTGCTCACGGGCACGGCGCAGATCAAGGAGAGCGCGGAGCGCGCGGCGGTGCTCGCCGTGCTGGACGCGACGAATCGGTGGACGGA
This window encodes:
- a CDS encoding sigma-54 dependent transcriptional regulator, whose product is MASQVLITMDDLETAVRVNAGLEAAGFTTAMFSSLDDARGSVRRENPDVVILTGAVHEAPNLQLAALARDAEISTLALLEPTDSERAERVARLGVTEVMTKPVAPDDAVATARRLIERRRLQARTGIIGESAAIQEVLVKIEQMAPVSSTVLIQGESGTGKELVAKAIHDLSPRRDEAFVAVNCAALPETLLESELFGHEKGSFTGAAERRLGRFELADGGTIFLDEIGEIPLSVQVRLLRVLESRSFFRVGGVQPIRVNVRVLAATNRELKEQVALGEFRDDLFYRLNVLHIYLPPLRERREDIPLLVRRFVRELARQHDRTFRGITPEAMNRLVNASWPGNVRQLRNLIESMVVLAPGSEIRAADIPADVFDGPGRLLPARLPAMNGGDLGGRDLPARELEFILRSLVDLRRQVEELRHRLDEHPQRVQVIDLAEHGSVVDLMPDLEREDANEVIYRAGMTMADVERATIEAALRGSAGNRRRAAEVLGIGERTLYRKIKSYRLDG
- a CDS encoding diguanylate cyclase; its protein translation is MNFAIDPERCVACLACVRVCPTDAIVITAGEPRPLLQVDDEACIRCGDCLPSCPHDAVTVSGEVGRALAIAAQGGGVLILSPESAAHFYPATPEQVVNACYAAGFRTVTRGVIGDELVAAEYLRLWGEEDWGTLIRSTDPVVVETVRTRYPELVPYLAPVTMPAVAEARYLRALQGPGLRIVYAGVPLPAGSADLDATITFHDLEELLGVRGVSPAAQPPYFHRVPEERRRHLSAAGGLPLALLEEARQSSRRFLKLRGLAALPALARAVAVDRLDLGFVDLLSREGALDHPLSGPEDELFWRRALVASTEPPRSRSPVVDTGVVASVGAAFDIKPRPRLPDPEAVAAVLDQIGLGPNGRPWDCGACGYTTCQRFAEAAVVGRATLRQCTPYQERRAEEAQQAAAVDQLTGLSTYRVLRDRLAFEVERSKRSSEGFAVLFLDLDRFKSVNDQYGHECGNEVLRSVADEIRHAVRASDVAARYGGDEFVVILTRTDLEGGARVAEALRAGIEGVGRRLGYPPGLITVSVGLAEFDPRQPTDGDLLVTADRALYRAKSAGRNAVA